One window of the Phoenix dactylifera cultivar Barhee BC4 unplaced genomic scaffold, palm_55x_up_171113_PBpolish2nd_filt_p 000188F, whole genome shotgun sequence genome contains the following:
- the LOC120105079 gene encoding uncharacterized protein LOC120105079, with the protein MTVAEYEAKFTELAKFVPKLVEDEQDRVHKFEMGLKTEIRKQVVPYELTTYAAVVNKALIIEREVNEAFAERERNQKKRNRPAEFKGGNKNFKNPAQKPNKDRNSKNENGKCSRCGGNHEFANCSWVTGSCFHCGQKGHKIADCSQRNEIKSTQAMEGSQKPKTQGRVFALTQQDAQASNAVVIGTIPVFDIYAYVLFDPGATHSFISSSFIKTHNILCESMTTKFYVETPVGGMLSTDVICKACKIEIIDRELPVDLIVLDMRDFDVILGMNWLATYHASVDCHGKRENFQISGEPAFSFCGNQGTAFPHIISALQAGRMLRKGCTGYLASVIDICCPR; encoded by the coding sequence ATGACAGTGGCCGAATATGAAGCCAAATTCACAGAACTAGCCAAATTTGTTCCGAAATTGGTAGAGGATGAGCAAGACCGAGTGCACAAGTTTGAGATGGGATTGAAGACTGAAATTAGGAAGCAAGTGGTACCCTATGAGTTGACTACCTATGCAGCTGTGGTGAATAAAGCTTTAATCATTGAAAGGGAAGTCAACGAAGCTTTTGCTGAAAGAGaaagaaaccaaaagaaaagaaacagaccTGCTGAATTTAAAGGGGGAAACAAGAATTTCAAGAATCCAGCTCAGAAGCCAAATAAAGATAGAAATTCCAAAAATGAGAATGGAAAGTGTTCAAGATGTGGCGGTAATCATGAATTTGCAAATTGTTCCTGGGTTACAGGTTCTTGTTTTCATTGCGGACAGAAAGGTCATAAAATTGCAGATTGCTCACAAAGAAACGAGATTAAATCTACGCAGGCAATGGAAGGAAGCCAGAAGCCAAAGactcaaggaagggtgttcgcACTTACACAGCAGGATGCACAAGCTTCTAATGCAGTGGTGATAGGTACTATTCCCGTATTCGATATTTATGCTTATGTTTTATTTGATCCGGGTGCCACACATTCATTTATATCCTCAAGCTTTATcaaaacacataatatattgtgTGAATCTATGACCACTAAGTTCTATGTGGAGACGCCAGTAGGTGGTATGTTGAGCACTGATGTTATATGCAAGGCATGCAAAATTGAAATAATAGATAGGGAGTTACCTGTGGATTTAATTGTACTTGATATGCGGGATTTTGATGTCATTCTGGGGATGAATTGGCTTGCTACCTATCATGCCTCAGTGGACTGTCATGGCAAGAGGGAAAATTTCCAAATTTCGGGGGAACCGGCATTCAGTTTCTGTGGGAACCAGGGAACTGCTTTTCCTCATATTATCTCGGCTTTGCAAGCTGGACGAATGTTAAGGAAAGGATGCACAGGTTATCTGGCCTCAGTAATTGAtatatgttgcccaaggtga